From the genome of Haloterrigena sp. KLK7, one region includes:
- the gcvH gene encoding glycine cleavage system protein GcvH: protein MSFDVPDDRRYLESHEWALEDDGTVRVGITDFAQDELGDVVFVELPDEGDALTQEEEFGVVESIKAVSDLYAPVSGEVTAVNEDLFDAPELVNDDPFGDGWMLEIDADDASELDELLSADEYEDQIA, encoded by the coding sequence ATGAGCTTCGACGTTCCCGACGACAGACGCTATTTAGAATCGCACGAGTGGGCACTCGAGGACGACGGCACCGTCCGCGTCGGTATCACCGACTTCGCACAGGACGAACTCGGCGACGTCGTCTTCGTCGAACTCCCCGACGAGGGTGACGCCCTCACGCAGGAAGAAGAGTTCGGCGTCGTCGAGTCCATCAAGGCCGTCTCCGACCTCTACGCGCCGGTCAGCGGCGAGGTCACGGCCGTCAACGAGGACCTGTTCGACGCGCCGGAACTGGTCAACGACGACCCCTTCGGCGACGGCTGGATGCTCGAGATCGACGCCGACGACGCGAGCGAACTCGACGAACTGCTCTCCGCCGACGAGTACGAGGATCAGATCGCCTGA
- a CDS encoding glutathione S-transferase N-terminal domain-containing protein, whose product MLELYQAEGCPYCANVREKLTELGVSYVVHNPRLPGDEGGDVLNERTHRELTELGGEDQIPYLVDTEREEALYESDDIVEYLEEHYA is encoded by the coding sequence ATGCTCGAATTGTACCAAGCGGAGGGCTGTCCCTACTGTGCGAACGTTCGAGAGAAGCTGACCGAGCTCGGCGTCTCGTACGTGGTGCACAATCCCCGGTTGCCGGGCGACGAAGGCGGCGACGTGCTCAACGAACGAACCCATCGAGAGCTGACCGAGTTAGGTGGTGAGGATCAGATCCCGTACCTCGTCGATACGGAGCGGGAGGAGGCGCTCTACGAGAGCGACGATATCGTCGAGTATCTGGAAGAACACTACGCCTGA
- the gcvT gene encoding glycine cleavage system aminomethyltransferase GcvT: protein MPLQTPPLRGLHDERGAKFTEFGGWDMPVEFDSIRSEHAAVREAVGIFDVSHMGQIHVTGPDATELMQRLTTNDVTRLHVGDSQYATITDEDGVIIDDTVVYRLPNETDDGARADEDGEPTYLFVPNAGTDESTHERWITYRNEWDLEATVDNRTDEYAMFAVQGPDAADLVDDVTAESITKLDRFEAQYATVDGVDCWIARTGYTGEDGFELIVPWSEAEHVWSLFDCQPCGLGARDTLRIEAGLLLAGQDFDRESDPRTPYEAGIGFTVALETEFVGRDALAEIEREGVEEELVGFQLIDRGVPRHGYDITNTDSRVIGTVTSGTMSPSLEQPIGLGYVPVEYAEPGTTLQVVVRGQSKKARVETTPFIDTV from the coding sequence ATGCCGCTTCAGACGCCGCCGTTGCGTGGGCTCCACGACGAGCGTGGCGCGAAGTTCACGGAGTTTGGCGGCTGGGACATGCCGGTCGAGTTCGATTCGATCCGGTCGGAACACGCGGCCGTCCGCGAGGCCGTCGGGATCTTCGACGTCTCCCACATGGGACAGATCCACGTCACCGGACCGGACGCGACCGAACTGATGCAACGGCTCACGACCAACGACGTCACCCGACTCCACGTCGGCGACTCGCAGTACGCCACGATCACCGACGAGGACGGCGTCATCATCGACGACACCGTCGTCTACCGGCTGCCCAACGAGACCGACGACGGGGCTCGAGCGGACGAGGACGGCGAGCCGACCTACCTCTTCGTCCCCAACGCCGGCACCGACGAGTCGACCCACGAGCGCTGGATCACCTACCGCAACGAGTGGGACCTCGAGGCGACCGTCGACAACCGGACCGACGAGTACGCCATGTTCGCCGTTCAGGGGCCCGACGCCGCCGACCTGGTCGACGACGTGACCGCGGAGTCGATCACGAAACTGGATCGGTTCGAGGCCCAGTACGCGACGGTCGACGGCGTCGACTGCTGGATCGCCCGGACGGGGTACACCGGCGAGGACGGCTTCGAACTGATCGTCCCGTGGTCGGAGGCCGAGCACGTCTGGTCGCTGTTCGACTGCCAGCCCTGCGGGCTGGGCGCCCGGGACACGCTCCGGATCGAGGCCGGCCTCCTGCTGGCCGGGCAGGACTTCGACCGCGAGTCCGATCCGCGGACGCCCTACGAGGCCGGCATCGGCTTCACGGTCGCCCTCGAGACCGAGTTCGTCGGTCGGGACGCCCTCGCCGAGATCGAGCGGGAGGGCGTCGAGGAGGAACTGGTCGGCTTCCAGCTGATCGACCGCGGCGTCCCGCGACACGGCTACGACATCACGAACACCGACAGCCGCGTGATCGGCACCGTCACCAGCGGCACGATGAGTCCCTCGCTCGAGCAACCCATCGGACTGGGCTACGTGCCCGTCGAGTACGCGGAACCGGGGACGACCCTGCAGGTCGTCGTCCGCGGCCAGTCCAAAAAGGCAAGAGTTGAAACGACACCGTTCATCGACACCGTATAA